ATTCTTATCTTTTTAAAGATATTCTTGAGTTGGATAATATTAAAAACTCGAAAAAATTGCGAGACCTCCTTACTCTGCTTGCGTTTCAGATTGGCAATGAGGTGTCACTTTCAGAACTGGGTGGACAACTGGAGCTCAATAGAAATACGGTAGCGAGGTATCTTGATCTTCTCGAAAAGTCATTCATTTTGGTAAATATTCGCGGTTTCAGCAGAAATTTGCGTAAAGAAGTGACGAAAACTTCTCGTTATTATTTTTATGATATAGGGGTGCGAAACGCGCTTATCAATAATTTCAACCCGTTGCATATACGTGATGACGTAGGGCAACTTTGGGAAAATTTTATTGTCATGGAGAGGTTAAAAAAACAACATTACGAAGGGCCCCATGCGAATAATTATTTCTGGCGAACTTATGATCAGCAGGAAATTGATTTGGTGGAAGAAAGAGAGGGGAAGCTTTTCGGATATGAGATAAAATGGAATCCAAAAAGGGAAACGAAAGCCCCGAAAAGTTGGCATGAGACCTATGAAAATAGTGAATTCAAATGTATCACCAATGAGAATTATTTGGATTTCATCTAATGCATGGTTCCTACTTGTATACAATGTGGCGCGCAATTTGAAATCACCGAAAGTGGTCGGTTTTATTTTAGAACCTGCGGGTGAATTTTGAGAGGAGACATTTAATAAATCTAGCGTTATACTACATCCATATTCATAAAGTAAAAAATGTTCACGATCTCCGGGTTAAATAAATCATATGGTACGCAGATCTTGTTTCAGGACGTGGATTTGAACATCGCACCGAAGGAGAAAATCGGACTTATTGGCAGAAATGGTAGTGGGAAAAGTACTTTTTTGAAGATTTTACTTGGAGAGGAGTCGTATCTGGAGGGTAGTATTGAGATGCCACGTGGATATAGAATTCGAGCGCTTGAGCAGCATATGCTGTTTTCCGAGAAGACTATCTTGGCTCAGGTTTGCAAAGCCCTTCCTCTGAACGCTACGAATGAAGAATGGAAAGCTAAATCGATTTTGATGGGGCTTGGTTTTGATGAGATGGATTTTGAGAGGGCGCCCTCCGAATTTTCCAGTGGATTTCAGGTTCGAGTAAGATTAGCGGAGGCGCTAGTCTCTGAGTCAGATTTGCTTTTGCTCGATGAGCCTACCAACTATTTGGACATTTTGTCCCTTCGGTGGCTGGAGCGATTTTTAAAATCCTGGAATGGAGCCTTTGTACTTGTGACGCATGATCGTAATTTTATGGATTTGGTAGTGTCTCACACGGTCGCGATTCATCGAGGACATATGAGGAAGATGTCTGGAGGCCCAATGAAGCTCTTGGAGCACATACGGAAAGACGAGGAGATTTATGACAAAACTCGAAAAAATCAGGAAAAAAAGCGTGAGCAGGAGGCTGAATTTATAAGGAAATTCAGGGCCGGCGCTCGTAGCGCCGGCCTTGTCCAGTCCCGTATTAAGTCCCTAGCTAAACAAGAAATTAAGGAAAAACTGGAAAATATCCCAACCATTAGATTTCATTTTAGATCTATCCCTTGCAAGAGTGATGCCGTTATTCAAGCTTCTAATATAAGTTTTGGATACACGATTGAAAACCAACTTATCAAAGATTTCTCACTTACGACTTTTCCCGGAGACCGCATCGCAATTATCGGACGAAATGGAAAAGGTAAATCGACCCTACTTCGATTACTTCATCAAACCTTGGAGCCTGATAGTGGCAAGGTTCGTCTTCCACCAACGCTCGCAGTTGAGTATTTTGGAATAGATTCAATTCAAGCTTTGCATGCATCTAAGACGATTCTTCAAGAGCTATTGGCGATCCCGGGAACTTCTGAGCAAGAAGCTCGAAATCTTTGTGGAACCTTGTTGTTCCGTGGAGATGATGTTAAAAAACAAATCAGTATGATTTCCGGTGGAGAAAAGAGCCGCGTTTGCCTCGGTAAAACTCTACTTTCGGCATCTCAGCTTCTTATGCTCGATGAGCCGACAAATCACCTTGATATGGAGTCGGTAGAGGCTTTGGCCGAAGCGATTGAAAACTACGAAGGCACTGTGATTTTTGTTACTCATAACGAAGCGATACTTTCCCGCCTTGCCACAAAATTAGTACTTTTTGATAACGATGAAATCAAAGTTCTAGATTACGGCTATGACAAATTCCTCCGCCTCGGCGGCTGGTCAGACGATGAGGCTGTATTTAAAACCGGCACTGAAAAAAATAGCCAATACAAGGATGGTAAAGAGCGCGCGAAGCGACAAAGATCTCTCAAGCGCGACATCGAAAAGATAGAAAAAGAAATATCAAAATTAGATGTGAAAAAAGTTGAGCTCGGTCACAGCCTTCAACAGGCCTGTGTGAAAAAACACATTACTTCCATAAAAGAATACGGCCTTAAGATAAAAGAAATTGAAGACCAAATTGATTCTAAATACGAAGCAATGGAAGTGCTGATCAACGAGGTGGACTGCTAATTTTTATTAAAAAGCTGAAGAATCATCAGGAGGACACACGCTAATATGACTTGATCTTCTTTTTTCGTATTGGATAATAAACTAGCCCAAGAATAATAAACAGTATTCCAATTACAACAGCTATCCATCCGGCATATAGAAAAAAACCATCACCCTCAAATAATTTAATGGCTGCAATACCTAGAACAAATGCAGAAAACCCTGTTCTTATATATGCGAGGGTATTACGCTCATTGGCAAGAAGGGTTCTTTCTTGAGCAAGAAGTTTGTGTGATTTAGCTGCTTCTTTGAAATGATTGTTTTCCATAATTTTATTGATTATGTGTTTATCTTAATAAATATTGCGTTAGTGAGCTAGTCCAAATTTCACTTAACGTCCGAAGTATATACGATGTTTGCCGTAGTGAAACGAAGCCGAAGCGCAGCGTCCCCTTGAGTTTGAAAACTTGCCGTTACTTTTTTAATGAATAATCTACTTCGGCTCTATTTAGATTATTAGATGGTTTGTACGTACCATCCTCGTAACCCTCTATAACTCCAAGAATGTTAACATTTCTAACCGATTGATAATACCAGTTATCTATTGAAACATCAGAAAAGTTTGTTAGGGTATTTGCTAAGACTGCCGGAATGGCGGTAAGTAGAATTCCTAGGAAGATCCAAGACCTTTGCTGGAAACTTCAACATTAAGACACTGAGCAACATAATATTTACCTTCCTGCCAAATAACGCTTTTTACTATTCTGAATGTTAGTAGTTTTATAAAAATAAGTCAAATTTTGTACAACGGTTGCGACTGAATGGAACCGCTTAAACTTTGTTGTACGATGTTTGACTTATTTTTTGTTTTCAAAATCAGCTTCGGTGAGACTTGATTGACGTAATATTGAGCGAAAGGTGCCAAAGGGAATCTCTTTTTTAGGGTGAGGAACAATAGCAGTCAAAGTGTTTTTACCTGATTTGCGATATTTTGTGTGGCTACCTTTTTGCGAAACGAAAAAGAAGCCCTTGCTTTCAAGAACTTTTATTATGTGTTTTGAAGAATAAAGTTTAGGCATACCTCAAAGATTGTGAAACTATCTGAGGTCTATTAACTATATTAACTTTGATGTCTTTTTGATCTTCAAAATATAGCTCTAATGCTTCATCGAGATTTGCAAGGGCTTCTTGGCGTGTCTCACCGAAGCTGGAAACTTCAACATTAAGACACTGTGCAACATAATATTTACCTTCTTGCCATACTACACTTTTTACTGATATTTTAGCCATTTTTCGTATATTATTGTGTCTTAATGTTAGTAGTTTTAAAAAAATAAGTCAAACATTTCGTACAACGTCCGAAGTATATACGAATTTTGACTGCGGTACAATTGGGAGTGAAACGACAGACCAGCCCTCAAGTTGGGTGAACGCTCCGCGAAGCGGAAGTGAACCGCATATACTACTGTTGTGCGATGTAGCAAAAATGCGTATCAAAATTAAGTTTGGCAATTTATTTATTCTGTTTCCATGTTTCAAATGGAATGGTTTGTCCATCTTTACGAATAAATGTATCTCTACCAACACCATCTGCAGACTTGATGTGTACTAATTCCTCACCTTCTGCCAGTGGGTAATAGTTTCCATCGGCATCATTGAAGCCCACGACTTTTTGTTTTCCGTCTACAAGATGAATTTTTTCTTGAAACAATTGCCATTCTGGCATAGCTCCTCCTGGTAATTCTGGTGACATAAGATTGATGGTTGAAAATAAATTGCCAAACTTATCCTTTATATTGTAGCATTTTTTGCTATTTCGTATAACGTTTCAGTATATGCGATGTTTTGCGGAGCGTAGCGGAGCAAAATATGGGTGAGCATTTGGCGTTAGCCAAGCGCGAACCGGATATCGTGCTGTTGTACGATGTAATAATACATTCTTACTCCGACCGGAGGAAGGAGTTTTGGAAATCAGGGCAATTTTTCTTCGTTGTTTTGGAGTCCTATTGACTTTTTGGCTGAAAAGAGCTATGTTTCTATTTGTTTTCGGTTCATTTCACATCTCTTAGGAGGCAGCAATGCCACGCACTCCCTCAAGGTTCGATCGTGTCATGATGACGGTGTATGCCGTGCTCGTTTTCCTGTATGGGAAGCTTCACGTATTCTTCGTCGGACATGGTGAAAAGGAGGCGATGAAGCGGTTTGCGATCGCCACCTTCGTCATTCCTAGCGTTGTGGTAGCGACCTGGAAAGTCTTCCGGGTCATGCCAAAGGAAACGCTCAAGCTCATCGGCAAAACCTCTTACTGGATCTTCGTCCATGATGAAGTCGGGTTCTGGAAGGGGCATCCAAGGTTCAATCGGTTGGACTTCATGATGAACGGCCAACTGCTGTTCATGATCGGCGTCGCCTTCGCTGGCATGTCCCTACTGCCGTTCGAACCAGACGCTCCGAACTGGCTCGGACTGAAGACGGTAAACGGATTTCTCTACGAATCGATGAATCCGTACATCGCGATCTCCATGCCGTTCATCGGACTGATGCTTGCCGCAGTTTCTGCGATCAAGCTCCCGCCCTGCGACTGGTTAGCACTCGTTCGCGGAAGGAATCCACCACCACGACCCCCTGGCGGTCGTGAGCCGCGCCCCGAAGTGGTCGTGGCGAACGCAGAGGAACCCATCCGCCAAGCTGCCTGACCCTCACCGCACCCCACAGAAGATCGCACCTCGCGAACTTCCTCTCGGGGTGCGGTCTTCTTTTTGTAAACAGCGAAGAAAAATTGCCCTGATTTCCAATCGCTACGCTAGTAGCAAAAGAATGTATTATTATTTCGTCACAACGTGCCGCGGCTTATGCGACGTGGCCGGAGGCGAGTTTACTCGTCGACGGGCATGTCGCATAGCCGCTGTTGGACGATGTCGCGAGCTTTGCGAGCGACGAGGGCAACAGCGGCGAAGCCGCGGCACGTTGGACAAAACGGCAGTGGCGCAGCCACTGACGAGCTCGCGAAGCGAGCGATTTTGTCCAACTAGTCAATATGTGCATACACTTCACATATTAGGCGCATTCAGGCGATATCCTTTACCCGCGGAATTTGTGAAATATTAATACACACCAATTCTCCCCCATTCAGCTTAAAAAATCAAATCAAAAACCCCGTCCCTACGCGATATGACACAGGGAGGGCGACCACAAGGGCCACCCCTACGCGATATCCAATACAGAGGCCAGCCCAACGGCAAAGATATCAAAATCAAATCAAAAAAAATCCGAAGGTTTTATCCTTCGGAGCTAACGCCTCACTCTTGTAGTCCCTCCTTCACTTCTGCTTTCGAATTTTCTGCTAGCGCATTGGCAAAAATCTCCGCCGACTTGCGCATACGCTCGGTAGAAGCGGTGCTCATGGCATAAAAGCTAATGAGCATATTGCACAGAAAATGCGCCGCAATGGCAATTGGCAGACCAAAAGTCATAGTGAGTCCAAACATATACATTCCAAAGAACCATGAAGAAGTTCTAGCGAGCCACTGCTGATAGTTATGACCGCTTTTGAATTGCAACGCAGACCAAAACAATGCAAATCCAAACTGCCACCCATCTTTGAAGAATATGAACTCCTCCAAATATCCAAAAGTGAGTACGTTCGCTATTGGCCCTAGTAAATGCACCTGCAGATTTTCCAACAGACCAAAGGTCACAAAATTCAATACCAGAATTACTGGCATGGCATCGAGTAGTAGCAACCAACGGAAAATTACCTCTTCCGTTACTCCACTGACCACACTAGTCAAGAAACCATTGGTAAGGATAAAAATCGGGTCAACACGAGCCACTTTCTTTTGATTGACTTCACCCTCTTCGTTCGGCTCATCTTCTACGAAGTGAATTGGTAAGGGCTTTATAAACATGCCCCCACCAGCACTTCTATTTTTCCGCACTCGAACAAAGTGACTTCTAGACGCCGATCGGAACTCTGACCAGCAACCTGTAAGAATGTTGGTCATAAGGCCCATGAAAAGTACTGGGATAACTGCTATGATCCATTGCGCAAGCGACCCTTTGAGTTTCCAGACAAAAAAGACATCAACAGGAATGCTGTTTGGAAAGAAGTGTTTAATGGCCATAGCCACCAACAGAATGCACGTAGAAAAGGACAGAAATCCAGCTGCAGATTTTAAACAACCTGATTTTTGATTTTCCATGGCGACCTCTTTTGTGAAAGGAACGAGGTGGCTAGATTATCAAACATGCCAAGCTGAGTCAATCAAGCGGAGGTTGACGGGGTAACCCTGCGTGGAGGTTCTTTACGGCAGTAGTGGGCAGCCACAAGGGCCGACCCTACGTAACATGTAGATGATAAAATCAAATTTAAATCCACCGATGCGATTTAATATGAAGATTGACAATATAGCCTAAATATGATAACTTCATGTGTCTTTGCAACCAGCAATTACACGCTCATTCAAAGGAGAAAAAATGCTTGGACTGATCAGCCAAGAACTGGTGGAGAAATTCGGCCTGACCGACAGAGAAGACCCAACCCTTACAATTGGGGTTACGGTAAAGTCTGGGCTTCCGGAAGTATCTGTTTGGCCGCCGGAAAATGGCGTGCTCGACGCAAGTATCCAAAAGGCTATAAAGGCCGAAGAACTTGGATGCGTTTCTGGTAGCGCAGTGTACAGAATCACCGTTAGCGGAAACGCTGAAATCGACACGGAGGACACTCGGTTTGCGAGACGCGTTTTCGACTCTTTCCGCCGCGACCTCTTCCAGCCAATGGAAGACCTAGCAGAACTTGCGGAACAGCTACCAAAACGCAGTCAATTCGAAGAAATGGTTTGCTCAGCCTATCGCGCAACTTGCTACCAACTCGCATATCGAAATAATATCTTGGGAGCCAACCCAGAAAAAGCACCGATTCACGTTGAATGCCCAAAGCATCATCACATACATGATATGTTGCGAGAGAGGAACGGTACAGGCAACGTGCTTCCCATACTGCTCGATGGCGTCAAAAAACTGGACAAGAAGGTCAAGCGATCGTCAAAAGATCCAATGTCAGCAGTGCTGAAGATCTTCGAAGAAGCATGCGAGGATAGGCTTCACAGCGATCCCACAGAAAACATTCGCATTTGCTCTCGGCTAACGTGCAAAAACCTGTTCTTCCCAGCAAGCATAATCTTGTGCCACAAAGCCGCAACTACTGTGCTGGCAAAGTACTGCAATGCGATCGCAAATGAAGTTGCTAGCGAACTGGAGAACAAGGCACGAATTCTGAGAGAAATGACGCAAATCGTGCACTAGCAACTCAGTGCCATGACCGTTCTGAACGCCTCTTGAAATGAGGCGTTTTTTCTTTCCTCAATTCTATGCTACACTGCTTGAACACAAAAATTATCACATGAAAAAAGCAATACTAATAATTGTGCTCATAGGCATTGCGGGGACTGGCTATTTTGTAGTCAACAAAGCACTACCGGGTCTGCATGCGGAAACTGAGCCAGTTGTGGAGATCGAAGACACGGGTCCTAAGCGCACAGAGCAGAATCATACGATAGGCGATAGCGATACTTTTACAAGCATTATGGAAGAGCTTGGAATTGAATATGCCGAGGCTTTGGCTATTGTTGATGCTTCAAGTGAGATCTTTGACTTTACAAACGTACGTGTTGGAAAACCAATTCGAGTGGTTTACATAGATGGAGTACGAAATGCGCTCGAATACGAACCAAACAAAGAAGACATTGTTTCGGTTGATCTTACAAACGATGCGTATAGCACCACTATCAGTCCAATCGAGTACGATGTTACAATAGAGCGCGGTGAGGCGACTATTGAAGAGTCAATGTTTCTCTCTGGAGTCGAAGCAGGACTTTCC
This region of Candidatus Peregrinibacteria bacterium genomic DNA includes:
- a CDS encoding ATP-binding protein — its product is MITRFLYKKLQHFLQPNKVVVIHGPRRVGKTTLIQQFIESYSGRVKFVDGGQLKIHESLSSTSVSTLQEFVAGYDLFVLDEAQKVPNIGANLKLMVDHIPGIKIIVSGSASFELAGQIGEPLTGRKWTLNLFPLSIKELIKFRGVENTKEILHNDVLIYGGYPGVYDFPPDERSAYLEEVVDSYLFKDILELDNIKNSKKLRDLLTLLAFQIGNEVSLSELGGQLELNRNTVARYLDLLEKSFILVNIRGFSRNLRKEVTKTSRYYFYDIGVRNALINNFNPLHIRDDVGQLWENFIVMERLKKQHYEGPHANNYFWRTYDQQEIDLVEEREGKLFGYEIKWNPKRETKAPKSWHETYENSEFKCITNENYLDFI
- a CDS encoding ABC-F family ATP-binding cassette domain-containing protein, which codes for MFTISGLNKSYGTQILFQDVDLNIAPKEKIGLIGRNGSGKSTFLKILLGEESYLEGSIEMPRGYRIRALEQHMLFSEKTILAQVCKALPLNATNEEWKAKSILMGLGFDEMDFERAPSEFSSGFQVRVRLAEALVSESDLLLLDEPTNYLDILSLRWLERFLKSWNGAFVLVTHDRNFMDLVVSHTVAIHRGHMRKMSGGPMKLLEHIRKDEEIYDKTRKNQEKKREQEAEFIRKFRAGARSAGLVQSRIKSLAKQEIKEKLENIPTIRFHFRSIPCKSDAVIQASNISFGYTIENQLIKDFSLTTFPGDRIAIIGRNGKGKSTLLRLLHQTLEPDSGKVRLPPTLAVEYFGIDSIQALHASKTILQELLAIPGTSEQEARNLCGTLLFRGDDVKKQISMISGGEKSRVCLGKTLLSASQLLMLDEPTNHLDMESVEALAEAIENYEGTVIFVTHNEAILSRLATKLVLFDNDEIKVLDYGYDKFLRLGGWSDDEAVFKTGTEKNSQYKDGKERAKRQRSLKRDIEKIEKEISKLDVKKVELGHSLQQACVKKHITSIKEYGLKIKEIEDQIDSKYEAMEVLINEVDC
- a CDS encoding type II toxin-antitoxin system HicA family toxin; protein product: MPKLYSSKHIIKVLESKGFFFVSQKGSHTKYRKSGKNTLTAIVPHPKKEIPFGTFRSILRQSSLTEADFENKK
- a CDS encoding type II toxin-antitoxin system HicB family antitoxin, whose amino-acid sequence is MAKISVKSVVWQEGKYYVAQCLNVEVSSFGETRQEALANLDEALELYFEDQKDIKVNIVNRPQIVSQSLRYA
- a CDS encoding DUF202 domain-containing protein, translating into MENNHFKEAAKSHKLLAQERTLLANERNTLAYIRTGFSAFVLGIAAIKLFEGDGFFLYAGWIAVVIGILFIILGLVYYPIRKKKIKSY